The Miscanthus floridulus cultivar M001 chromosome 6, ASM1932011v1, whole genome shotgun sequence genomic interval AACTCAACGAACCTAGAGGTGTGTTTATTTGGGGAAAGTTGGAatctggctactgtagcactttcgtttttatttagcaattagtgttcaatcatggactaattagctcaaaacgttcgtctcgcgattttcaaccaaactgtgcaattagttttttttcgtctacatttaatgctacatgcatgtatcgcaagattcgatgtaatggctactgtagcactttttgaaaagtttttttttttgaactaaacacgGGCTAGCCTTGGGTGCATCGTGAGATTATCTCTCGACTGGCTCTGATAAGATACGTAGAAAAGAGAGAGATCACAGCAAGCGCTCTGACAATCGTGCTGCAAAAAAGATGCATCGTGAGATTATTTCTTGACTTTTTGAGTCCACGCCAATGCACTATTCAGTGATTAAAAAGTTGAAACGGCTAGCTCTAAATTAGACACACATGTTATCCACAGCTCATATGGACGGAAGCTCATTAATTATCAAGAACaactttagaaaaaaaaatcttattttttttataaaaatcagAAAGATTCGGCCACCAATAAACAATAATACTTATTGATAATAATAGTCAACAgatctttttttgaaaaaaaaaatcatacctATCTTAAAACAATATAAAGTAGCAcctaaatttacatctaaattactGAGCTACGTCATCATAAAATATAATGCGAAACAACAACTCTAtaaatttatatctaaattactgacacacaccatcatcatgaaaCATGTTCTGAAGTAATAACCTCTGAATTTACGTTTGAGTACTTTGTCATGGCAGTTCGTTGAAAGGATCAATAGGGTCTAGAGGGGTAGTGAGTGAATAGACCTGATCTCAGAAACTAAAATCAAAACTCGCAGTGGAATTAGTACACTAGACTAGATGTCTCATTTCAGTGGGATGTTCGATGCTTATCAGTTGTCTTATGCAAACTGGGTGTGCGGTAAGAATAAGCTATCTACAagcagcatgttcgcttggtcgtatttgacttataagtcatgtctTATGAcctaacgaataatatttttctctcacaccaaactaaccaacagtactttcagccatgatttATAaatcaaacaagcccaaacgaacagttGTCCCACATAATTTGAATTTACTTTTTACCGGGACCTCTAGTAGATGTGTAAAGATGTCCTCATTAGCTCCTACACTTAAACTTGCTGAAACGAGTAGATCGGGTAAAGTTTCCACATGGCAAAAAGAACTAGCTTTAGAGCACAAAAAACACAAGGACACACAAACGCAAGGAACACAAAATTTATCCGAGGTCTGACCAATCCACAAAGGAATGTCTACGTCCTCATGACTAACGGTCTTCAACCGCTTCTAacataagccggctgaagctgttttgttatgagacaaaaatactgtagattctagctgataaaccggctgataagttcaaacgaacaggggGAGCCTGTAGTTGACCGTTAGACGTTGCTATCGTCGTTGAACCTTCCCAAGGTTCCCCTTCTCCTGGCGTCCATCGCATGCGAAGGGTCCGGCCACATGTAGCGCGAGCCTAGCATGCAAGTTCGGACTCATCCGTACTTACAGATTCTGGAGGAATGTTCTTTTGGCATCGGTTAGGATGGGGAGCCTAGCCCGAGCAAGGACAAGGTGCGCGCAATGGCCCTTGGTCGGCTACTGCCTCCCAAGGTCCGGAACCACTTAGGCCTGACCGAGCCCTCGGGTGTGAGCGTGATTTGGGCGACGACTTATCTTCTTGACTTGATTCATAGGCGCTAAGACATTCTCCCTAAGCGGGTATTCTAAGGCCCATGAAGCCATTCGTTAACGGGCTGGAGGGTGTAGCGAGCACACCTGATGGATGTAGCTCCCGAGCCCTAGCTGATTAGGAGAACCAGTAAGAGGGTTTAAgctatctatattttttatactGAACAGTTGTGTTCAATCTTCGATTTGTATGTTCATTCATGTGGTAGAACTGTCTAGTCTAATGTCTCccagagtacttgtcttccattagacaataagtacccaagagaggacgctaaactacgcagttccgtcgagcacaccccaagggagaactcaaaaatccacatttttctattaggatcataaatgagagaatcaagcttacaacattcttaagtcatttcttacatcattttATTACAGcaccagaatattacctcaatttattataacagcggaatataacaatattatcagagttacagaggaagcaggattaatttaataacatggtggagcattaacatagtggacatttttatacaagagatgccagcagattttacatcttttcttataaaaacctttcgtgagggttataaataaacactacggtcatagcgtgaaaggaatcttctctgagcccaccaggaggtttccacacacaagagtcagctctaaatattctccgatcacctacaacagggaataaaaccctgagtactcgattatactcagcaagacttatccgataagaggaaaataaaagactctaaggatatgcaaggctatctggcttgtgggttattgcatctacggaagcattactaaacatgcgtccttatattcaattttattagcagtcatcattagttcattaactaaccattctatgtaagcagctatgctactttcaagcaggtgttaagcaatcagaaccattgtACAATCTTTtatatttcagttcttactacggtgctagaccctaGCCaagttgtcgatagaatatcgtcggcagtcctactaggggtatcccacgaaggtagattgatcagtagagatgcatgtaatcgagaacaataagacaacagagacacgcgagttagacaggttcagatcgtcagtatgacgtaataccctactcctgtggtatattggattgtattggctatcgtatgatattgcgtgagtttagaggggtccctgcccgcctcaTATAGTCCGgaggacagggttacaagtcggttagatctaggagataaccaaaaaataataatagattacagcaatcatgggatcatatgtatcctaacagatctcgtagtatattcatgatatcttcccggtgtcttgcgggagacgcCGAGCGGTGTCGTGTcccataaggcttcatcttgtgggctgggccgcccctaggtgAGCAGTCCATGTAGTCTACCATTgatatccggggtcatacccccccccCACACAAGTCGTACCACGTCAcacggcgattcgcgaaccaatgtatcccagctgggtaccctgaaacacatgctctacttgtaccccaggcacaagcaagaccaacccaccactctcctatcaaggggtacAGGTCaccatctaaacttggactccaaacccccactcctgagttccagactcagtgtggtgcttagacctccaccatccccgcctccaatcagtcggttcagaaacagccggaacccacgacaagaaagcaacgagccttcccgctcacataagcaagtatgtgctcaggataataagtctatgacctgactaccatccacaataaCGGAtgatcctcaatcgacacaggcggaacaagtgtaatctgagcctcgctcgaatgccaaaccaagtttaGATCCAAAGAACTATTccgcctggtctccaattatcatttatatatattccctataacagtaatataataacaacaataatatctttcctatctctcgtgagtgacatgtaatcactcgacttctatcggatccAATAACATAGCAATCTatatgatcctgacatactagtaggactcataggataaggatatatatatatatatatatatgcaagtggtttttattcaactctttaaaacttaatgcacaagcataagataaagcgcagaataataggggttatgcaccggggcttgcctgggtaaaatataatcaaaagttcgcattccatcatagtgacacgatcatcaaggcaacatcttttctgctacttcagTCGACTCCATGATTCATCGTTGTTTCTATTATGATACACGTGGATACAACGTAGAGGcacaattaatcaacggtaaccgcaactcttaaatataCGATTACACTCCGTAAGCTAACGAGCCAGATTTAATGAGTAACGTACTGGTCTCCGTATCCACGTTGTCTAGTAAAGCTTTGTCTCTGGAAAAatattctagttttaaaatcccaaggtgcttTGACATTTTATTGAttgaatatatatttttgaactatggCTCATTTAACTACCTTAGCAATCTAATTattatagagctacaaaaattatagtgagcacttAATTTTAGGGATTTACTGCGAatgtttcagagccaacactatcactaatttattacaaaaattccttcaagtttatatcttacaatattaagcatatcaaattaattatataactcctaaaaatattataaaactatgtgaacaaaatatactagcagatagatcacaattttaggaaccaaaAAAAAATTTTATTCCATGATTTTTGGACATTCGTACGAATTAATATTAAATATATAAATCTAACTCAGAATTGAAATAGAAAAGCTTTACTAATTCGGCTATAAAAAAAGACCAAAACAGCCCAACACGGCCCAACTCGAGCTTGGCCCGCGCACGAAGACGGCCCATGCGGGGAGCCCGCAAGCGCGCTGACGCTCTTACAGAAAGCCCTTGTCTTTTGGACAAACAACCCGTGGTCCATGCTACTATTCCTAGATACAGCACTTATGCACAAAGGCCCTCGCATTTCCTCTTCTTTACAACGTATAGGTCCCCAACAACCTTGCGCTTGTCGGGGCGTCATCGACAGGCATAGGGTGCTCACGCCGGCCGACGGGGGACCTCCACGCCTCACCTAGAGCTTCGATGCCCACCTAGGGGTCGACGCGTGGCACCGAGCCTTGGTTCAGAGGCCGGAGATGAGGTACGACGGCTTTCCCATGGCGGCGGGCAACCTGCAGCGGTGGCGGTCGCGTTCTGGTAAGCTGCTACACTCGTGGGGCAGTAGCGATAGCGGGTGAGTATCAGGGACTCACCATGGTCCTATGGAGGCGATGATTTTGTCGGAGACACCTCGAGCAAGGTTGGCCGCGTACACGCGGCGAGCTCGGCGACGAGCCACGGTGGACATGACCGCATCAGGAGCGTTGGGACAATGGTAGGGGTACGGCTCAGGTGCGCATGGCGAGTCTAGCGGTGCAGCCAATTTGGCTCTAGGTGGTCCGATGGGAGCTGTCCACGGTGATGGGCGGCATGGCCTTAACGGCACGGTGAcggggcaaagctccaaaattggagctcggctggGCGCCAATCACGGCGGGGTGAGGACATCCGGCTAGGCGGTTTGATGGCGGCGCTAGAGACACCACGACGCGACCCGAGATGACCTCTCCCTGCCACACATAAAGTCGTGGCTCAGTCGGCCAtggtgggagagagaagagaggggagAGGAATACTGGAACTCGACGCGACGTTGGCTTGGAGGGATGCGACCGACGTGACCAGGGCGACACGCGCTCTTGCGCCAAAGCCAAAACATGCGCGTGCAGGCGGTGGGGTAGTGCGGCGTGAATGGGGCCGCAGCTCCATTAATGGCGGAGCATCGCGCATGGTGATAGGGAAGGAGAGGCAAGCCCACATTTGCAACGCGGCGAGGGAAGGGTCACAACAGCTCAGCAGTGTGAGGCAGAGGTAGCGCAGCAGCGGCAACACAGAGCTAGGCAGGGGAGCAGCGTGTAGGGCTGCAACGGTAGTGGGGCACCATGGCCCGCGCCCGACCGGCAGCAGGCGCTGCGACCAGAGCGGCCAAGGCACAACCGAGCCACGACCAAGGCCGACCAACGCGTGGCAGTGCGCGTGCACGCGGTGCACCCAAGCACGGCGACGCCAAGTTCCCGCACGAGGTGACCGCGCACATCGGGACAGCCAGCCCGAGACATACGACGTGCACGGATTTTAAAGCGTGTGTAGCATCTAATCCATGCGAGTTGAGACTAAACCACCTTTGCTACATCACGAAGAACACATTAGGCTATCGAAAAGAGATTACACGTGACACCATTTTCTAACTAATTTTCTCAGAATAAATCCCCAAACATAGCATTGTCATTCTGTTTTTCAGACTTAGGAAATTGACTGTCTTGACTGATGTTTGTTTCAAATtctatttctaagctattagaaatattAGCTATCGTTatatcttgttaaaacaaaagtgGCAATATCTTCTGCAAAGTgtgtatttcaaactttattaaggtgtcatgtatatgttctatagcatttttgcttaataaaaattggttttagaccctatttgatatacatgagctattgcatcaacattaatttaacatttttattgattattttaggctacaagaatttatcaacaccttctatcacatgcattattacacaaACACGATGCtcgtgacatgatttagtagttggtttatggtgtaacaccgagggtgttacaattcgtCCTCACTAAAATTATCCAATGTTTGATTTCATCTTCGAGTGATGTTTATGATGAACTCTAACGAAAAATTAATCTCTAACATAATTATAATGCCATTTATGAGATTGTGATATGGTTTATGTATATACATACAAGCATATTATTATTTTTGTGTGGTCTTTTTGTAATACAAATTCGAACAACAAAGTTTGTTATAGGTGGATCCGTCACGGAATATACTTACCATGATCAAGCATAAATATTGACACCAATGTAACACTGTAAgttcatactccctccgtcccaaaatatctgatgttttcgtttttcgagaaacaactttgacaaaatatatattaaaaaatattaatatttatgatacataattagtatcattggagagatctttgaatctagttttttttaataaatttatttggagatacaaatgttgcacgtattttctaccaATCGAGTCAAACTTATGGCACGGAAACTAAAAGCGACAAATAATTTAGGACAGAGGGAGCCTGTAAAATATCCCGCTAGGTGATATTTTTCTTTTtacataaaagaaaagaaaagagcacaAATATAAACTGGCCGACCCTCACGTCCCCAATCTCATCCTTCCGTCCTCTGTTCATCCTGCATAGTAGTCCCTCAGTTGAAGAAAAAAAACGTAATGGTAGCTTTAAACCTGACACGTTTTGTCCAGATTTAAAGCTTAGAGAATTACGTTTTATTGGATGGATGGAGTAGGCACCACGCTACTCCTGCTAATACTGGACTACTACTCCTACATCCCTACTAGTAGGGTAGAAAGGGGAGACGCAGACGCTGCAGTAGCAGTAGAGCCAACGTGCCATCGTTACGGCAAGTCATTTTAAGGAGTTTCCGCTTGTGTCTACTCTACCCCTTTGCAAGTTATTTTAAGGAGTTTTCACTTGCACCCTTGCCATTCCGTGTTTTTCACCGGTGCCATCGTTACGGGCGGCAAGTCCACGCTGTTCCTGCCGCGACATTACTACAAAACCAAGCCCCCGTCTCGCAAGTCTCTCTCCAACTCCAACCCTCAGCACAACCCAGGCCAGACCGCCTGCCTGCAGCCTGGCCAGCTGCGTGCCTGCTGTCGTCTGCGGCGCGCCGCCCGCCCGCATCGGGATCCCCAGAGCAGCTCTTGGGCATAGGGGAATGTCCCAGGTCAGCCACCGTCGCCTCTGCAGCACAGCGAAAGCCCCGCATTTATTTGCCACCTAGAAGGGGCACACCTCGCGAGAGACCCAGCAGCGCTAGACAGAGCCAGCCAGCACCCAGcaatggctgctgctgctgctcctataTAGCGGGGGCCGGGGCCGAGCGCTCGCTCGATCCAGTTCTCACTTCCTGAGCGAGGAGGAGGAGTGGTGTGCTGTCCGGTTCCTGTTCGTCCGGCCATGAGGCCCGCTGGCGGTTGCCGCGGGAGGGGGCTGCTGGTTCTCGGCCTCGCGCTCTGGGTCTCGGCGGCGCTGCTGCTCCGTGGCTGCGCGGGGCAGCAAGTGGAGGAGGACGGCGCGGacgccccggcggcggcggcggcgacggccccCATGGAGGAGAAGGAGCGCAGGGCCCTGTACGCCGCCATCGAGAGCTTCGTCGGCAAGGGGTGGAACGGCTCCGGGCTCTACCCCGACCCCTGCGGCTGGTCTCCCATCCAGGTGCGCCCCTGCCTTCCTGTCTGCGCTTTCCCTTTCGCATGTATCTATGCTGCTGTGCTGTTTGATTTCCTGGCCCGCGTATGTTTCATCTTCATCATGTTCTTCAGATACATGAGAGAAGCTTTTCTCTTTGTTTGTTTTTCGGCTTTGCCCGTCCTCGTCACATGCCCTTTCTCGGTGCTCCCCTGCTTTGAGCTCCAATCCAAAGCCGTTTGCGAAGGGAGGATCAAGTCGGTAGTTTCCAAAATTTCTGGCTTTCGGTAGCCTCTGTTTTGTCTTGTGTTCCCTGTTCCTCAACTGTTGCTTCAAGAGTGTGCCACTGTTTTGCTGTGCATTCAGTTCACTGTTGGACGAGACCTCTGCTTGATCCTCTTCGGTCTTCACACTCAAACTTTACTGATATAGGAGGAGGATCTGATCTCTTGGGCAGGAACTTTCCACTCGCATGAAAGAATCTCCCATGATTTGAAATCCCCTCGAGATTTTCCCATACAGTACTATCTATttttgcccttgtttagttcgcgaaatttggattttggggctactgtagcatcttcgtttttatttggcaaatagtgtccaaacattgactaattaggcttaaaacgttcgtctcgcaatttctcaccacactgtgcaattagtttttcttttcgtctacatttaatgctccatgcacgggccgtaaacattcgatgtgacaggtactgtagcaactttttgaattTTAGGGTCCAACTAAACCAGGGCTTAGTATCCTGTTCCTTTTGCTCGCGGACATGCTTTTTTTCCCCCGAGAAGGAATTCATTCCTACTACTACTATTATGTTTCTACTCCATAGGACTTTGCTCTAACAACTGGAATCACATGCCTATTTACCTTCACGGTACAATGGGATTTCAATTTGGTTGTTACTAGTAAAGTTAAGAAGGGGCCAAATTTGTAATGTCACCATCTGCTAGTAGTTACCACTCCGGGTACTGTTCATCTTGTGTTACTTTCCGTGTCTGCAAGCGAGGGACACTCAGATTGCAGCGTGGTTGTCTGCCTGTTAAAATTCAATTCAATTTATGTGGATTAACCAACTGGTTCTTTCTTGGATGCCAAAATCCGTGCAGGGGGTGTCATGTGATCTCTTCAATGGGCTGTGGTACCCAACAGTGATGAGCATTGGCCCAGTTCTCGACAACTCGCTGCAGTGCGCCCCTGACGCCAAGTTCAGCCCGCAGCTGTTCGACCTTCGGCGCCTCCGGATGCTGTCCTTCTACAGCTGCTTCCCGGCGAGCAACCCCACGGCCATCCCGACCGCCGGCTGGGAGAAGCTGTCGGGGACGCTGGAGACGCTGGAGTTCCGCACGAACCCGGGCCTCACCGGCGGCATCCCGCCCTCCCTCGGCCGCCTGGCCAGCCTGCAGTCGCTGGTGCTCGTGGAGAACAACCTGACGGGGCCCATCCCCGCCGAGCTGGGCGCGCTGTCGAGGCTGAGACGGCTGGTGCTGTCCGGGAACGGGCTGTCGGGGCCGATCCCGGCGACACTCGGTAATAacgaccgccgccaccgccacgccCACGATGACGAGCTGTTGATCGTGGACCTGAGCAGGAACTGTCTAACCGGCTCTCTGCCTTCGTCGCTAGGTGGCCTCACGGGGCTCCTGAAGATGGACCTGAGCAACAACCTGTTGCAGGGCAGCATCCCGCCGGAGCTCGCGGGGCTCAAGAGCCTCACGCTGCTGGACCTCCGGAACAACAGCCTCACCGGCGGGCTGCCGCAGTTCGTGCAGGGCATGGCGTCGCTGCAGGACCTGCTGCTGTCGAACAACCCGCAGCTAGGCGGCGGCCTGCCGCAGTCCGGCTGGGAGACGCTGGCGGTGAACCTGGCCACGCTGGACCTGTCCAACGTCGGCCTCGTGGGACCCATACCGGCGTCCATGGCGGCGCTGACGGGGCTCCGGTTCCTGGCGCTGGACCACAACCGCCTGACGGGCGCCGTGCCGCCCGAGCTCGCCCAGCTGCCCAGCATCGGCGCGCTGTACCTGAACGGCAACAACCTGACGGGGGCGCTGCAGTTCTCGGCGGGGTTCTACCGGCGGATGGGCCGGCGGTTCGCGTCGTGGGACAACCCCGGGCTGTGCTACAACATCGCGGCCGTGGACGCGGCGCACGCGCCGTCGGGCGTGGTCGCGTGCAAGGACCTGCAGGAGCCCAGCGTAGcgcgggacggggacggggaggaggagggcgggagGAAGCCCGAGGCGAGCTCCAGCCTCGTGGCCTCGTCCAGTCGGTCGGCTGCCAGGGTCGGTGGGCTCTGGTACCTGGTGGTGGTTCAGGGAATGGCGGCTGCGGTTCTTGGATTGATGTCCCTCCTACTATAGCAAGCAATCAGGTTCAGAAACTTGGTGGAATGGAAGAACATGGAGAAACTTGTAGTACTAGGGTGAGCACGAACTAGTTTCTGCGTGTTCTCTGATCTTTTGGCATTTTTTTTTTGGCTGGTGGCTTTGCATCTGCTGTGCTCATCAGATGGGGAAACATGAATATGGGGGTGGTGGCTGTGAGCCAGATTACAGTAGAGTAACTACTAGGAAGTGAGTTCTTGTGGACTGAAGGTGTGTAGTGGTGGATAGGGTAGCTTCTCCGGGGTGTTTTTTTGCTTGTAATTAGCTTGTGTTGCCCTGTGATCCTATGTTACAACAAGAAGTGGATATTTATCTAtttaggaaaaagtctacataattCCCCAACTATTTAAGGTGGATTACttcaccccaaactataaaaccgaaTTTTCTACTCTCTGGACTTtccaaaaccggtcaaataaACCTAAAGTCTACATAATTCCCCAACTATTCAGGGTGGATTATttcacccccaaactataaaaccgaaTTTTCTACCCCCTGGACTTtccaaaaccggtcaaataaaccttcaccccccaaactataaaaccgaaTTTTCTATTCCCTGGACTTtccaaaaccggtcaaataacaCCCGCCTTCAACCCACCAAGCGGTTTTGGACAGTGTTTTTTTAACGATGACGGtgattttgtctttttcttttttatttatttttgctgaatttttgaaaaatcatagtaaatcgtagaaaaaatcaattttgttggacttcgtatgagtagatctacacaatgaacatataatattgtattctttagtacaaagtttttgtcgTAGCTTCAAATCTATGCTTTTATGTAATTaaatagaataattcatagctgcagcttttatggtccaattgtgataaAATATTTATGgagggctaattattgtatgcttgaattataataaaaaattcatactcattggatcatgtataacttagttatagatttatgctctataactaagttataaatGATCCAATTAGTATGAaaattttactacagttcaagtatacaataattagcccaccataaaaattttaccataattggatcatagaagctgcagctatgaattatttcaattaattacagaaaaacatgGATCTGAAGCTATAGataaaactttgtactaaagcataccatattacatattatatgttcactgtatagatctactcatgtggagtcaaaaaaattggattttctattttatgatttttctataatttactatgattttttaaagattcagcgagaataaataaaaaataaaaagacaaaaTCACCGTCGCTGTAGCAAAACCATTGTCCAAAACCACTTGGGTGGTTTATTTGACCGACTTTGGATAGTTCGAGCGGTAGAAAATTCAGTTTTATAGTTTGGAGGGTGAAATAGTATAGTTGAGGGCATCATGTACACTTTTTCTATCTTAATATCTACCGGAGTAGAGCGTTGCATTTTGCTCTCACGCTCAGTTGTACTCCTACCTGTGATGTGCTGGTTTCGTCCGTTGTTGGACTAAACTTGAAAAATTGGCGTGCTTCATTCACATGGAAACAGTTTCCTGCTGTTGCACCGAATCCTTGTAACCGAAGAATTGGAAAGATCTGAAGATCTCTGATCCTCTCCATTGAGAGAAAAACATAGCGACGGTATCGGCAGACGGGCAGCACGATTCGGCCGCGACACAGAATCAGAAGAAGGGGAGCgggcaatgcaagcaagcacgaTGAAGCAACGGCGGCGCATATGTCTGCTGCCGGCGATCTTCTGTCTCTGCTGCTGTCTTTTGCGTGTTCTCGAGTATGAACCGTGACGCTGATTGCGCGGGACCCCGCGCGCTCAGACGAGCCAGAGAGAGGCGGCTGTGTTTAGTGGGGGAA includes:
- the LOC136457918 gene encoding piriformospora indica-insensitive protein 2-like isoform X2 encodes the protein MRPAGGCRGRGLLVLGLALWVSAALLLRGCAGQQVEEDGADAPAAAAATAPMEEKERRALYAAIESFVGKGWNGSGLYPDPCGWSPIQGVSCDLFNGLWYPTVMSIGPVLDNSLQCAPDAKFSPQLFDLRRLRMLSFYSCFPASNPTAIPTAGWEKLSGTLETLEFRTNPGLTGGIPPSLGRLASLQSLVLVENNLTGPIPAELGALSRLRRLVLSGNGLSGPIPATLGGLTGLLKMDLSNNLLQGSIPPELAGLKSLTLLDLRNNSLTGGLPQFVQGMASLQDLLLSNNPQLGGGLPQSGWETLAVNLATLDLSNVGLVGPIPASMAALTGLRFLALDHNRLTGAVPPELAQLPSIGALYLNGNNLTGALQFSAGFYRRMGRRFASWDNPGLCYNIAAVDAAHAPSGVVACKDLQEPSVARDGDGEEEGGRKPEASSSLVASSSRSAARVGGLWYLVVVQGMAAAVLGLMSLLL
- the LOC136457918 gene encoding piriformospora indica-insensitive protein 2-like isoform X1: MRPAGGCRGRGLLVLGLALWVSAALLLRGCAGQQVEEDGADAPAAAAATAPMEEKERRALYAAIESFVGKGWNGSGLYPDPCGWSPIQGVSCDLFNGLWYPTVMSIGPVLDNSLQCAPDAKFSPQLFDLRRLRMLSFYSCFPASNPTAIPTAGWEKLSGTLETLEFRTNPGLTGGIPPSLGRLASLQSLVLVENNLTGPIPAELGALSRLRRLVLSGNGLSGPIPATLGNNDRRHRHAHDDELLIVDLSRNCLTGSLPSSLGGLTGLLKMDLSNNLLQGSIPPELAGLKSLTLLDLRNNSLTGGLPQFVQGMASLQDLLLSNNPQLGGGLPQSGWETLAVNLATLDLSNVGLVGPIPASMAALTGLRFLALDHNRLTGAVPPELAQLPSIGALYLNGNNLTGALQFSAGFYRRMGRRFASWDNPGLCYNIAAVDAAHAPSGVVACKDLQEPSVARDGDGEEEGGRKPEASSSLVASSSRSAARVGGLWYLVVVQGMAAAVLGLMSLLL